From the genome of Thiomicrorhabdus indica:
TACCACACAAAACAATGCGCATTTGGTGGAAGAGTTGACGCATCACGCTTCGGATGTGAATCAGCAAGCCGCTGAACTTGAAAAGACCGTAGCTGGCTTCCAAACATTGGAAAGCAAGCGCTTGAAATAAATCCATAGTTACCGGCTGATCGCGCTCATGCTTTAGAGAACAATCCATACCGGCCGGTAACTTTACTCAATTGTTGTAACGCACTCAATGATTATGGAACAGCCGTTTCTTTGACTTCTCTTGGATTAAAGCTCGATAACACACTTGCCATTTGCTCATACACCGCTTTCGCATCGGGTGAATCTGCCGGTGGCGTATGAATCTGCACCACCACATATTGGTTACCTGGGTCTTTACCTAACCCACGACCTTTAATTCGCATTTTCGCACCTGACTGCGTACCTGGAGCAATCGACATACGCACCATCCCTTTAAGAGTTGGAATATCGACCTTCGCGCCCAAAGCTGCTTCCCAAGGTGTTACTGGCAAATCGACATACACATCTTTGCCATCGACACGGAAATCTTTGTGTTTTTGCAGATTGATTTCAATAATCACATCACCATTCGGCCCACCATTAAAGCCTTGATGACCTTTTTCGCGGACTCGAATCTTTTGGTCCTGTAACACACCGGCCGGTATTCTGACTTTAATCGGTTTGGTGTCATACGAATGGCCGTGCGAATCTTTGTGCCCCACTTCAACATTAATGGTTCGCTCAGCCCCTCCAATCGCTTCTTCGAGTGTTACCATGACTTTAATGTGCTGGTCTTCACCTTTTCGAGGTCGAGCTTGACGCTGGCCACCAAAGCCACCCCCAAAACCTCCTGCACCACCAAAGCCACCGCCCTGACCAAACATATCACCAAAAATATCGCCGAAATCAGCGCCTCCAAAACCTCCTGCGCCACCTCCAGCTTGCTGGTAATTCGATCCAAACTGGTCATACATCGAACGTTTTTCAGGATCACTTAACGTTTCGTAAGCCTCAGAAATTTCTTTAAATTTCGCTTCATCACCGGTTTTTTTATCTGGGTGATACTTCGCTGCTAATTTACGGTACGCCTTTTTAATCTCTGCATCGCTGGCAGTTCGTTGGACACCCAGCGTTGCGTAATAATCTTTGCTCATGCTTGTCTTCCTAAGGTTTTCTTTATTGATCGCTCAATATGGGCAAAATTTCACTTTTCAAGTCTCCAGAAACAACAAAACCCCAAAATTGGGGCTCGAAGCACAAGAATCATCACTTTTTGCAAAAGTTACGGCTCGCACGAATACGACTTCCTTGTGAAGTGAATAGTGATGTTGCTTAACGAATTTAAAGGACTTGTAATCTCGTTGTTTAAACTCGCGGAGCGAGTGAGTTCGAGATTACCCTTTGATAAGTTTAGCAACACCCTATAAACGTAACAGGAGCTGTTTTCTTTCTTGGCTCTTCGCCAAGTTCTTCGTTTAGTTCGTTTCTTTTCCAGCGCAAAAAAATGAACGAAATTCTAGAAATCCATTCTTAGATTCAATTTAACATTACGTCCTTGAGCAAGGGCATAACCTTTATAAGTATCCAAGAAATCAACATAATCTTTATCGAACAAATTCTCAACCGAGAACGCTAACTGTAAGT
Proteins encoded in this window:
- a CDS encoding DnaJ C-terminal domain-containing protein; amino-acid sequence: MSKDYYATLGVQRTASDAEIKKAYRKLAAKYHPDKKTGDEAKFKEISEAYETLSDPEKRSMYDQFGSNYQQAGGGAGGFGGADFGDIFGDMFGQGGGFGGAGGFGGGFGGQRQARPRKGEDQHIKVMVTLEEAIGGAERTINVEVGHKDSHGHSYDTKPIKVRIPAGVLQDQKIRVREKGHQGFNGGPNGDVIIEINLQKHKDFRVDGKDVYVDLPVTPWEAALGAKVDIPTLKGMVRMSIAPGTQSGAKMRIKGRGLGKDPGNQYVVVQIHTPPADSPDAKAVYEQMASVLSSFNPREVKETAVP